Part of the Uloborus diversus isolate 005 chromosome 9, Udiv.v.3.1, whole genome shotgun sequence genome is shown below.
taatattttggttttataTGTATAATAGTAACATTTATTTAGCTTTTATGGGCTATCGTATGCATTTCTATACTTCTGTGTTTGTATTCTGCTAACAAATCAACCAGTAATGTTAAGatcatatttaaagtatttttcttaaatttttgaatttgttttctaatttctgttattgcaattttttcttctGCTGTTAATTCAAATAAGAGGATTCTCATTAGTTAAACAAATTTATAAACATGTTGAATCAATGCTATTACGAATATTGGTTGTCATGAATAACatagttatttatattaaaatgttaaaatactaGTTTTATGTTGTAAACTCTTAATTTGTGtcttaaaaaaagatatttttcactttttattgatgagtTTTCATTTTGTTACTTTAGGGTTTCATAAAATGGAATGCTGTGGAAATAGTTGTGGAACAGATTTTGCAAAGGAAACATTAAAGCAAAGGTTGACGCCACAACAGTACCAGGTTACCCAAGAAAAGGACACGGAAAGGTTTGTATTTGTTAACAAATTGtatgttttgaaatttcaattagtATTTGGGGCATTCcatggtatttttgacatttatgtagggTCCgtaaccagtgttgccagatggtcaaatccagatttccccaattcccttccaacttttccccaaaaagcgatgttttctatcaaaattccccaaattcaaaaattatttttaaactaatattttcataaaatgaatagacttcctctaatatttttgtctcttgaaaaaaaatttttcccccaaatagtcgaattttcttataaaattccccaactttttttttcttcccatttttgctttttttcctttatctttactaataataaagctgaaagtctctctgtctggatatctctctgtctgtcagtatctcggtgacgcgcatagcgcctagaccgattttcataaaattaggcaaaaaattagtttgtagcattaaggtgtgcacctttaagcgattttttgtaaattcgattttgttctttttctgttccaattttaagaatcctgagcattttcctgagcaaaattatcataagatggacgagtaaattaccaagctatcataacgcggaacagtaacgtgggcaagccaattggcaagaaattcatcatgcattatttgtaaatgtacaagggaacaaaaagaccttttgattttctactacgggcaaagccgtgcaggtgcctctagtcataaatacaagcgcctgaccgaaagataagaaatagccaaatggtttttttttttttttttgacttgcatttactactctgcttctgtatgtacatttaaactatgatttttgtatatatttatcgaAGAACATTCtttatcacacttatttttacctgtttcacgtatcagcTAGTTATTCATGCAGAACATTattgcgaattccgtagcataatattccacataatgcaaaatgtgaattccataaagttgaacaaagctaaatcaacactgtttgatacaaacaatgtaactactacttcttgacgcgaatctaaatacgaaaaaaattctttttttcccgaaaaatttTTTACCTAGGTTTTcccgaagaaaaaatttttttcccaaaaaattcccctcaaaacgcatttccccaaaatttccccagagagcaccagatttccccaaaatggggaaatttccccaaatctggcaacactgtccgTAACGTgcccttttttgccataactttttaatttactgtttgattagcatattttattttgatcttttcctaccaacacaccagctcaaattaaaataatttgcaaatcaaacggtaaattaaagttatgacaaaaaaaaggtcatgttacggactctacataatgtcaaaaataccgtggaatgccccatttgCAACTCTTTTACGTCAATGAAAGATGGTGTCGAATTCCAAAAATGCTGCTTTTTAGGTACCCCACAGTGTTAACTTTCGAAGCaatttcaatgtatatttaaGTGGTAGTTAAATATGGCTTAAAGGTATTGATCttcgagtttcataatttttttagtgcTTGACATCTGCAGAACTGAAGTTAGATACCATGTTAaattaagaaatgttttcaattatattttaaattgaggTTGGTAAGGTGAAAGACTAGTTATGGGCTTGGTTAACACATTGattgctaaatttaaatttaatctatcTGCCCAGTATTGTGTAACAGTATTgctggaatgatttttttttttttaatgtatcaaagtaattacTGCCCTTGGACTTTTTAAAACAGCACATTTAAAATCTATTCTTAGAacttttgtgtttattttatagTACTttcaaatagtaatttttttaaactaaatatatGGTAATTAGATCTGAACTCTTATAATATGCAGATTTTATAAGACAGGTCTCGAAAATTATGTTGCCCAACATGCCCGGGCATGTGAAAATTCCGATTGGTCATGAATCTTTTACCCTTTCATGCCTAGCTGGACatgtaattattacaatttttaaattacgagggctgttttttttttatcaacttccaatggggtataaaaaaaaactagtgagagtaattaaattaatttattaccaaaagttaggtacattattagttacttttcaacataatcgcCATTTAAATTGAGGTATTTTTCATACCTGGGTACAAGCTTCTTAATACTTTCTTCACAGAAGTTTGCTGCCAGTGATTTGAGATGGGTTTTCACGGTTTTTTTTGTAGCCTAACTTGTCAGTTGCGATAGTGTATAGGGCTGACCTTGAAATCTCAGGAAACTGATCGGATAGGTCCGTAATCGTAAACCTCCGATTGCTTCTTACAGTTAGGTCAACTCGATCAACGAGGTCTTCGTTTACGACCGACTTTCGACCTTGGCTGCCTTCATCATGAATGTCACCTCGTCCatctttaaatttcctacaccaatCACGCACTACACTGTCAAAAGCTTTCACCGTATACTCGTTTCATTCTACGGTGAATTTCTGTTGCGGATAACCCTTCAGCTTGCAATAAGCGAATGACACTTCACAACTCACATTTGGTGGGAGATTCTATCATGATAGCCATGTTTATGGGTCGCTAGATAAACTGGTAATGGCGTCGGACCCCCGAAAACGAGTGAGGTTGTAGTGGGAGAGGTGCGCAGTCGACTGCCGCGCATTGCTTTCCGATGCCGCTCGCCGTGCCGTCTAGTGGCACGAttggaagttgaaaaaaaaacatccctcgtaagtatttttaattttaaagattaattttagttctgtgttgtatattgaaataattcttgattcagatataaagctgtgaaattatttttttgtgtgattaATGATATACAacaaactcaaatatttttattattatacaattaaaaaaaacctgtgcATGTAAAAGTTTATTCGGGCATGTACCTTCTAGACAAACATGCCCAGTAggatatgtaaaattttaaagatttttctagccctgtTATAAGACTTCATTTGTGTTACAGTCAACTCATTTCTTGCTGTTAGTCCATTGCAGCTTCTACCGCGATACGTGATTTTCTGGAAAATAgggttttttatttatataaaaggaaTGTTTTCCCAGTTAGAGCATAAAAAACTTATAACCTtgtaaattcactttttttaataaCTAGAGCCCTTTAGACATGAAATTACATTTCTTACACTCATATTATCcaatatattacacaaaatatgaTAACAGTACCCTATAGATGTTATTATAGATAtcacattttcatatttttagtatAGAGACAGACAGAGTTGTGCACTATCACAAGTCTATAAAACATGTTTGACAATGAAATAAGCAACGTGTTTGATGATGaaatgagtgaaatatttttcccaCCTGGCCACTGTATTGTTTCCCTGTTGAAGATAATGCTCATTGTTGGAAAAGCAGGAAGTTGGACGctattttcaaatacatttatcCACCTTCAGTGATATACACTCCCCAGTAAATGTTTAACGGTTGAATGCAAATAGCAATACTTgacacttttatttgtttttgattataGAGTTAACACAAGACCATTATAAAggctaataaataaatttgaaggggggggggactcgacAGAGCGAAGCTGCGTAAGTCTAAGTGCTAAGTGGTGAAGGATAACTGTAGTTTTGCAACTTATTTGGTTTCAGGTTTAAAAGatcaagttttctttatttttccaggCCATATAGTGGAAAATACTGCAAGCATTTTGAGAAAGGAATTTACAATTGTATTGTGTGTAGTCAAAACCTTTTTTCATCAGAAGCTAAATATGATTCTAAGTGTGGTTGGCCAGCATTTTTTGATGTTATAAATAGCAGCCATGTTAAACTTAAGAATGATTTGTCTCATGGTAAGTAACATTTCTTTTAACATCTCTGCTTAAAATCCATAAATGTTTTTCTGCCTTATGCATGGTAGTTACCAGAAAATATAAATCAACATGTTGTAATAATTAATTGATTGCTTACAATCAGGGcctgatttagaaattttaggactgTAAGCAAAACAAACCTGTGGAGGCCCACCTTGACTTGCAGAACCGAAGAATGTGCTCAATTGCGCATCTTTTTGTCACTGCAGAGGTTCTCATCAACCCAAAAAAATGGCATACCAtccaaaaaaaaactgatatcccccccttccccccccaaaaaaaacagcGGTGCAATGTgcactattgatttttttttaggttgACTCCATTGATATTTACATGGCTATAGGCTGTAGTAAACTGAggatgtaaataaatatatacatacatatatgtatgttttaaaatgtcactGAATACCTCAAAGTCTTTCCTTCCCCAAAATGGTCTCCAattgcttgcaaaaaaaaagtgcttttttttttttgggaggggggggggtgcacctgcACAAAAATTAGTTAATCACCTTCAGTCAAGATTACCAAGCCATTCAGGAATGCTTAGTCAAATACTAGACAGTTATAAAATGTTGTTTTGATATTACGGATACAAAAGTGATAAgagactctgggcccagctaatCAGGTGCTAGTCAATTTACCAGCTCCTAATAAAGATTAACAGCtttgtatttgtaatttgaaACTTACTTAAATGAACAATTACAGAAGATTCTAACATCTTGaaatattgtaaatcaacagaaataaaataaatgcttgaAGCAGTAATAGTGAGCTCTGTAACGACTGGGAGTTACATCTGAGGGGTCTCATTCTATGCTAGATGTCACTTCAGATAGTTTTTTCACTCCATGTGAGAAAGTTTTTCCACTTAACTCAAAAACCTTATTAAAACAGTGCCagcaataacaatttaatttttaaacttacacaagtataaataatatttagaaaaattttatagtgtaaaattaatgaaagcATTGATTATGAAATTTGTTCTTGTAATtattgcccccctccctccccccgccCTAAGCTATTGGGCCCCACAGCCTGTGCTTCTCGGGTTTATACTTAAATCAGGTCCTGCTTAGAAATTACTGTGAAGAAACATCCTTATTTTGAATCATTTTGCTACTTTTTCAtacttgtttttttaataattattgtaaCTGCATGACTGACATGACTCATTCGGTGATAATAtaagactttatttaaaaaatttcttttctcttctacgtttaagaacttaaatatattttctcgAATTTTTCTAACAGTATGTTGTATTCTTtggaaaaaagtacatttttgctATAGAATTTTCTGgtcttaaaaataagttttaatatgaCAAGTCAAAAGTAATGTGCTCATTAACTATGATGaataattgcttttttatatgaaggagagtttttttttaatttattg
Proteins encoded:
- the LOC129229436 gene encoding methionine-R-sulfoxide reductase B1-like isoform X3 translates to MFSTFRCHSVFLQALKSPLRKGKFSALPVAPLSVKTRIQLIEENLIGGNTVLFIKRFHKMECCGNSCGTDFAKETLKQRLTPQQYQVTQEKDTERPYSGKYCKHFEKGIYNCIVCSQNLFSSEAKYDSKCGWPAFFDVINSSHVKLKNDLSHEI
- the LOC129229436 gene encoding methionine-R-sulfoxide reductase B1-like isoform X4 → MECCGNSCGTDFAKETLKQRLTPQQYQVTQEKDTERPYSGKYCKHFEKGIYNCIVCSQNLFSSEAKYDSKCGWPAFFDVINSSHVKLKNDLSHVSCNLLLLTMKTDMKRTEVCCSKCGAHLGHVFDDGPKPTGKRYCINSAALDFKKSEED